A region of Thermococcus argininiproducens DNA encodes the following proteins:
- a CDS encoding sulfite exporter TauE/SafE family protein, producing the protein MFIFTFLGFLVGTLVGLTGIGGGALMTPALIFLGVEPVIAIGTDLLYATVTRIFGVFFHHKNNGLRFDLASRLFLGSLPAILLGNFLLREIERTVLNEYLTILLGSVLLITSTLSLIKGEIRVPIRPRRDYLYLLGFIVGLTVQFTSVGAGVIVSFALMNLARVNPKEVVGVTIVYGLALSSFSFLNYALLGRVNYSLASALILGTLPGVYLGTRINLLVEREKLKKIINLIILVVGFLILAQRVL; encoded by the coding sequence ATGTTTATCTTTACTTTTCTTGGCTTTCTTGTGGGAACTCTAGTGGGCCTCACTGGAATAGGTGGCGGAGCTTTGATGACTCCAGCTTTGATTTTCCTTGGGGTAGAGCCTGTTATAGCCATTGGTACCGATTTACTCTATGCAACGGTCACAAGGATTTTTGGTGTTTTCTTTCATCACAAGAATAATGGATTAAGGTTTGATCTGGCCTCAAGGCTCTTCCTCGGAAGTTTGCCAGCTATACTATTAGGAAACTTCCTCTTGAGAGAAATTGAGAGGACGGTTTTAAACGAGTATCTCACCATCCTCTTGGGCAGTGTCCTCTTAATTACCTCCACATTGAGCCTGATTAAAGGGGAAATCAGGGTTCCAATAAGGCCGAGAAGGGATTACTTATATCTTTTGGGCTTTATCGTGGGGTTAACTGTTCAATTCACTTCAGTTGGTGCGGGAGTAATTGTGAGCTTTGCTCTAATGAATCTTGCCAGAGTCAACCCAAAGGAAGTTGTTGGTGTCACGATAGTTTACGGGTTGGCTTTGTCTTCTTTTAGCTTTCTGAACTATGCTCTCCTTGGTAGGGTGAATTATTCTTTGGCTTCTGCATTGATACTTGGCACTTTGCCGGGGGTTTATTTGGGCACGCGGATAAATTTACTTGTGGAGAGGGAGAAGCTGAAGAAGATCATTAATCTGATAATTTTAGTTGTTGGATTTTTGATACTTGCTCAGCGAGTTCTTTAA
- the cysC gene encoding adenylyl-sulfate kinase — protein sequence MSEKTQKSLENGFTIWLTGPSGAGKTVLAHALKKKLKSMGYGVEILDGDVIRKTLYPELGFSKEAREMHNRIVIHMAKLLSRNGVITIVSLISPYKAVREYARKEIGNFIEVYVYAPLEVRIQRDPKGLYKKAMRGEIKGLTGYDGVYEEPENPEVKVDSSKMTPEEEVEAVLEKAKELGYL from the coding sequence ATGAGCGAGAAAACTCAAAAGAGCCTTGAAAATGGATTTACGATATGGCTTACTGGCCCAAGTGGAGCAGGAAAGACCGTTTTAGCACATGCTTTGAAGAAGAAGCTTAAATCAATGGGCTATGGGGTGGAGATTCTGGATGGAGATGTGATAAGAAAGACCCTGTATCCTGAGCTTGGCTTTTCTAAGGAAGCGAGGGAAATGCACAACAGAATAGTTATCCATATGGCCAAGCTTTTGAGCAGGAACGGGGTAATAACCATAGTTTCACTGATCTCACCCTATAAGGCTGTGAGAGAGTATGCGAGGAAGGAGATTGGCAACTTCATTGAGGTATATGTGTATGCACCTTTGGAGGTAAGGATTCAGAGAGATCCAAAGGGATTGTACAAGAAAGCCATGCGCGGTGAGATAAAGGGATTGACGGGCTATGATGGGGTTTATGAAGAGCCGGAGAACCCAGAGGTGAAAGTCGACTCTTCAAAGATGACGCCGGAGGAAGAGGTAGAGGCCGTGTTAGAGAAGGCCAAAGAGCTCGGTTATCTCTGA